A genomic window from Phycisphaerales bacterium includes:
- the hrpA gene encoding ATP-dependent RNA helicase HrpA has protein sequence MSQPSPTPSPPQDLPPGLPILERRGDIEAALRSSQVVIICGETGSGKTTQLPQICLALGLAPGQGKGGIIGHTQPRRLAARAVAARIAEERAEALGSTVGVKVRFNDQTSRATRIKVMTDGMLLAELGSDPELKAYSCLIIDEAHERSLNIDFLLGVLKQLLPRRPDLKVVVTSATIDPKRFSDFFASTAGGAPIIEVSGRMYPVEVRYRPTGADEETFDRVEFEAVADAAEALCRAPGGGDVLVFLPGEREIRLAGDALSRRGVNAAVLPLYSRLTDQQQDQIFHPARDGRRRVILATNVAETSLTVPGIRFVIDTGVARISRYDPLRKVQRLPVEAISQASANQRSGRCGRVAVGVCVRLYSEESFRARPRFTDPEIRRTSLANVILQMKALGLGAVEAFPFLEKPDSAAIKDGYETLFELGAIDTAGPDGRLTDIGRRISRVPLDARIARMLLGAASEGVLDEVTTLAAVLSIQDPRERPMSRAEEADRAQLVFRDPTSDFLTLLKLWDQYRHAAESMGGGQLAAWCREHYLSAARMREWGELIRQLRDVVKDIELESAPVGPQSPPLQNRIHRALLTGLITNVACREGDGSFDYRGVRGNVVQVFPGSVLFKKGPKWIMAAEVVHTTRLYARTVARIEPEWIEELAGHMFRRQVCDAHLDKATGEPSAWERVTMSGIVVVPRRQTPLAAIDPAAARKVFIREALAEGRWDTDLPFMLHNRQVMDDARRAEAKLRRRDVLADPDVLVAWFEERVPPEVVDAGTFTAWYPAQVQHDPQALCVPLELVLNAGAKAALDPHAFPDALPIDDDEGHLELPLDYTFAQGKPEDGVTATVQLRDLPRLTTQRAAWLVPGLLPQVVLALVKSLPKGMRAEVERKGKAEDVAAGAAELMEFGRAELPSALAEALEVLHALKIDPAALSPSALPPSLRLRVRVLDDAGEEVAADRDLAALQQRLEAKVKKARAAVQRVETERHGIITWDFGPLPGTLSTGGTTSGFAALTDRGTSVSLTLVPTQTQAAAYTLLALRRLFALAIRDEAQYYVDALPQWHDMTRWYAQLGPPEELREHIITVTAGRVFMEGQAPITTNEQFEARLLEHAGRLAVATREVGESFAKWLEPRFLVAKRLSGGTPSIWAESVADIREQAAYLLPRGFLSVLWWERLRHYPRYVGTMWERLLAMREEGREANLAPLKVVTPHWKRYTAWLAAAMSDARRRQEEPSTATAPAGKGKPALPQARRAAPTVNADAGEWALAPGRLPLALEQYRWAVEDLRVSLFAPHLAGGNAPKPADLDRLWHLVPPAA, from the coding sequence GTGAGCCAGCCGTCCCCCACTCCTTCTCCCCCGCAGGACCTGCCCCCCGGGCTGCCGATCCTGGAGCGCCGCGGGGACATCGAAGCCGCGCTGCGGTCCTCGCAGGTGGTGATCATCTGTGGAGAAACCGGCTCAGGTAAGACCACGCAGCTCCCGCAGATCTGCCTGGCGCTCGGCCTCGCCCCCGGCCAGGGCAAGGGCGGCATCATCGGCCACACCCAGCCCCGCCGCCTCGCCGCCCGCGCGGTCGCCGCCCGCATCGCCGAGGAGCGCGCCGAGGCCCTTGGCTCCACCGTCGGCGTCAAGGTGCGTTTCAACGACCAGACCAGCCGCGCCACCCGCATCAAGGTGATGACCGACGGCATGCTCCTGGCCGAGCTCGGCAGCGACCCCGAGCTCAAGGCCTACTCCTGCCTCATCATCGACGAGGCCCACGAACGCTCGCTGAACATCGACTTCCTGCTCGGCGTCCTCAAACAACTGCTCCCCCGCCGCCCCGACCTCAAGGTCGTGGTCACCTCGGCCACCATCGACCCCAAACGCTTCAGCGACTTCTTCGCCTCCACCGCGGGCGGGGCCCCAATCATCGAGGTCTCCGGCCGCATGTACCCGGTCGAGGTTCGCTACCGGCCTACCGGCGCCGACGAAGAGACCTTCGACCGCGTGGAGTTCGAGGCGGTCGCGGATGCAGCGGAAGCACTCTGCCGCGCCCCGGGCGGGGGCGACGTCCTGGTTTTCCTGCCCGGCGAGCGCGAGATCCGCCTCGCGGGCGACGCCCTGTCCCGCCGGGGCGTGAACGCGGCCGTGCTGCCGCTGTATTCCCGCCTCACCGACCAGCAGCAGGACCAGATCTTCCACCCAGCCCGCGACGGCCGCCGACGCGTCATCCTCGCGACCAACGTCGCAGAGACCTCGCTCACCGTCCCCGGCATCCGCTTCGTCATCGACACCGGCGTTGCCCGCATCAGCCGCTACGACCCACTCCGCAAGGTGCAGCGGCTGCCTGTCGAGGCCATCTCGCAGGCCTCCGCCAACCAGCGCTCGGGCCGCTGCGGACGCGTCGCGGTCGGCGTGTGCGTGCGCCTCTACTCCGAAGAATCCTTCCGCGCCCGCCCGCGCTTCACCGACCCCGAGATCCGCCGCACCTCGCTCGCCAACGTCATCCTCCAGATGAAGGCCCTCGGACTGGGCGCGGTCGAGGCGTTCCCATTCCTCGAAAAGCCCGACTCCGCGGCCATCAAGGACGGCTACGAAACCCTCTTCGAGCTCGGCGCGATCGACACCGCCGGACCCGACGGACGGCTGACCGACATCGGCCGCCGCATCAGCCGCGTGCCGCTGGACGCGCGCATCGCCCGCATGCTGCTCGGCGCCGCGAGCGAGGGGGTCCTCGACGAAGTCACCACCCTCGCGGCCGTCCTCTCGATCCAGGACCCGCGCGAGCGGCCCATGAGCCGCGCCGAGGAGGCCGATCGGGCCCAGCTCGTGTTCCGCGACCCAACCAGCGACTTCCTCACCCTCCTCAAGCTCTGGGACCAGTACCGGCACGCGGCCGAGTCGATGGGCGGCGGCCAGCTCGCGGCGTGGTGCCGCGAGCACTACCTGTCCGCCGCGCGCATGCGCGAATGGGGCGAGCTGATCCGCCAGCTGCGCGATGTCGTGAAGGACATCGAACTCGAGAGCGCGCCGGTAGGCCCTCAGAGCCCTCCCTTGCAGAACCGCATCCACCGCGCCCTGCTCACCGGCCTCATCACCAACGTCGCCTGCCGCGAGGGCGATGGCTCCTTCGACTACCGCGGCGTCCGCGGCAACGTGGTGCAGGTCTTCCCCGGCTCTGTGCTCTTCAAGAAGGGCCCGAAGTGGATTATGGCCGCGGAAGTGGTGCACACCACCCGCCTTTATGCCCGCACCGTCGCCCGTATCGAACCCGAGTGGATCGAGGAACTCGCCGGCCACATGTTCCGCCGTCAGGTGTGCGACGCGCACCTCGACAAAGCCACCGGAGAGCCCAGCGCCTGGGAGCGCGTCACGATGAGCGGCATCGTCGTCGTCCCGCGCCGGCAGACGCCGCTCGCAGCCATTGACCCGGCGGCCGCCCGCAAGGTGTTCATCCGCGAGGCCCTTGCTGAAGGCCGCTGGGACACCGACCTGCCCTTCATGCTCCACAACCGGCAGGTGATGGACGACGCTCGGCGTGCTGAGGCCAAGCTCCGCCGGCGCGACGTGCTGGCGGACCCCGACGTGCTCGTCGCATGGTTCGAGGAGCGCGTGCCGCCCGAGGTCGTCGATGCGGGCACCTTCACTGCCTGGTACCCGGCCCAGGTGCAGCACGACCCACAAGCGCTGTGCGTCCCCCTGGAGCTGGTGCTGAACGCCGGCGCGAAGGCAGCCCTCGACCCGCACGCCTTTCCCGATGCGCTCCCCATCGACGATGATGAGGGACACCTTGAACTCCCGCTCGATTACACGTTCGCGCAGGGCAAGCCCGAAGACGGCGTGACCGCGACGGTGCAGCTCCGCGACCTCCCCCGGCTGACCACGCAGCGGGCCGCGTGGCTCGTTCCCGGCCTGCTGCCGCAGGTCGTTCTCGCGCTAGTGAAGTCGCTGCCCAAGGGCATGCGTGCCGAGGTCGAACGCAAGGGCAAGGCCGAAGACGTCGCCGCCGGCGCTGCGGAGTTGATGGAGTTCGGCCGCGCCGAGCTTCCCTCCGCGCTCGCCGAAGCGCTCGAGGTCCTCCACGCCCTCAAAATCGACCCCGCCGCCCTCAGCCCCAGCGCGCTCCCGCCCTCACTCCGCCTCCGCGTGCGTGTACTTGACGACGCGGGCGAAGAAGTCGCCGCCGACCGCGACCTCGCCGCCCTCCAGCAGCGCCTCGAAGCCAAGGTCAAGAAAGCCCGCGCCGCCGTGCAGCGCGTCGAAACCGAGCGTCACGGCATCATCACCTGGGACTTCGGCCCGCTCCCGGGCACCTTGTCCACTGGCGGCACCACCAGCGGCTTCGCCGCGCTCACCGACCGCGGCACGTCCGTCTCGCTCACCCTCGTGCCCACACAGACCCAGGCCGCCGCCTACACACTGCTCGCCCTCCGCCGCCTCTTCGCCCTGGCGATCCGCGACGAAGCACAGTACTACGTCGACGCCCTTCCGCAGTGGCACGACATGACCCGCTGGTACGCACAGCTCGGCCCGCCCGAAGAGCTCCGCGAGCACATCATCACCGTCACCGCGGGTCGCGTCTTCATGGAAGGCCAGGCGCCGATCACCACCAATGAGCAGTTCGAAGCGCGCCTGCTCGAGCACGCGGGCCGCCTCGCCGTCGCTACGCGCGAGGTCGGTGAGTCCTTCGCCAAGTGGCTCGAGCCCCGCTTCCTCGTCGCCAAGCGACTCTCCGGCGGCACGCCCAGCATCTGGGCCGAGAGCGTCGCCGACATCCGCGAGCAGGCGGCGTACCTGCTGCCCCGCGGCTTCCTCTCCGTCCTCTGGTGGGAGCGCCTCCGCCACTACCCCCGATACGTGGGCACGATGTGGGAGCGCCTGCTCGCGATGCGCGAAGAAGGACGCGAGGCCAACCTCGCTCCGCTCAAGGTCGTCACGCCGCACTGGAAGCGATACACCGCCTGGCTCGCCGCCGCCATGAGCGACGCTCGCCGCCGCCAGGAAGAGCCTTCAACCGCCACTGCCCCCGCGGGCAAAGGAAAGCCCGCCCTCCCCCAGGCCCGTCGCGCGGCCCCCACCGTCAACGCCGACGCCGGCGAGTGGGCCCTCGCCCCGGGACGCCTGCCGCTCGCGCTTGAGCAGTACCGCTGGGCTGTCGAAGACCTCCGCGTCTCGCTCTTCGCCCCGCACCTCGCGGGCGGCAACGCGCCGAAGCCCGCCGATCTCGATAGGCTCTGGCACCTGGTGCCGCCGGCTGCCTGA
- a CDS encoding glycosyltransferase N-terminal domain-containing protein yields MNALDLIYIPVALITAPAWAGKKRHGWRERFGHTPTLPPPQKKRILLHAVSVGEVNALRTLVPLLTPHAEVVISTTTDTGLARASELFKMSATVVRYPLDFSWAVRRFLDSVKPDMIALVELEVWPNFVRECSRRHIPVCIINGRLSERSFKGYRRIRGFFGRLLNLLHTAAVQDDDYAARFKALGLAPDKCIITGSMKWDSAHITEGQALAPGALELATEMGIDRQRPLIVAGSTGPEEEALLHAACPPEVQLLCAPRKPERFDEAAAALPRCVRRSQRPSGAPTGRPADRFLLDTIGELRKAYSLADLVVVGRSFGNLYGSDPIEPIGLGRPTIIGPAVDDFAQVVRAFEEAGGIARATRETLPDVLRDLLADAAKRRTLVERGRGCIRAHQGASRRHAEIILRLAGVDHPIA; encoded by the coding sequence ATGAACGCCCTCGACCTCATCTACATCCCTGTCGCTCTGATCACCGCCCCCGCATGGGCCGGCAAGAAGCGCCACGGCTGGCGCGAACGCTTCGGCCACACGCCCACACTCCCACCACCTCAGAAAAAACGCATCCTCCTCCACGCCGTCTCCGTCGGCGAGGTCAACGCGCTCCGCACGCTCGTCCCCCTCCTCACACCCCACGCCGAGGTCGTCATCTCCACCACCACCGACACCGGCCTCGCCCGCGCCAGCGAGCTGTTCAAGATGAGCGCCACCGTCGTCCGCTACCCGCTCGACTTCTCCTGGGCCGTCCGCCGCTTCCTCGATTCAGTCAAACCCGACATGATCGCGCTCGTTGAACTCGAAGTCTGGCCCAACTTCGTTCGCGAATGCAGCAGGCGCCACATCCCCGTCTGCATCATCAACGGCCGCCTCAGCGAGCGCTCCTTCAAGGGCTACCGCAGGATCCGCGGCTTCTTCGGACGCCTGCTCAACCTCCTGCACACCGCCGCCGTGCAGGATGACGACTATGCAGCTCGCTTCAAGGCCCTGGGCCTCGCCCCCGACAAATGCATCATCACCGGGTCCATGAAGTGGGACTCCGCCCACATCACCGAGGGCCAGGCCCTCGCCCCCGGCGCCCTCGAGCTCGCCACCGAGATGGGTATCGACCGCCAGCGCCCCCTCATTGTGGCGGGCAGCACCGGCCCCGAGGAAGAGGCCCTCCTCCACGCAGCCTGCCCGCCGGAGGTGCAGTTGCTCTGCGCCCCCCGCAAGCCCGAGCGCTTCGACGAAGCCGCCGCCGCGCTCCCAAGGTGCGTCCGGCGCTCCCAGCGCCCTTCTGGCGCCCCGACAGGCCGACCCGCCGACCGCTTCCTACTCGACACCATCGGCGAGCTCCGCAAGGCCTACAGCCTCGCCGACCTCGTCGTAGTGGGTCGCAGCTTCGGTAACCTCTACGGCAGCGACCCCATCGAGCCCATCGGCCTTGGCCGCCCCACCATCATCGGTCCTGCGGTGGACGACTTCGCCCAGGTGGTGCGTGCCTTCGAGGAGGCCGGGGGTATCGCGCGGGCCACCCGAGAGACGCTTCCCGACGTCCTCCGTGACCTCCTCGCCGACGCCGCCAAGCGGCGCACCCTGGTTGAGCGCGGGCGGGGATGCATCCGCGCTCATCAGGGCGCCAGCCGCCGTCACGCGGAGATCATCCTGCGTTTGGCGGGTGTGGATCACCCGATCGCCTAA
- a CDS encoding sensory rhodopsin transducer, with protein MPNMLGRKVSSSLRSLFLKRQNAQSLENLEPRTLLAADIPVGGALLDWGGNSLVVKPGSYVLTFDDYMGNQQAELLAREAATRLGISAERFRPIANGKYATLHTTDPLTREQAQWLAEVMPSLKAFEPNALYQPNRLPNDPQFSQQWWLSNTGQNIQGQLGTIGADIHAVEAWDTTIGSRDVIVAVIDTGIDLTHPDLIPNLWTNPGEVAGNGLDDDGNGFVDDVHGFDFGEGDGSPQDIAGHGTAVAGVIGAAGNNNLGVTGVNWNVSIMGLKVADDNGNLSLDAIVAAHEYATMMINRGVNIVASNNSYGGYQPAFYAEAPDGFAAERDAIEAFIDTGRATFVASAGNDAFDNDDPDVSHFPSSYNIPGLLSVAATDNNDTLANFSSFGQQTVNLAAPGVNVFTTAVGGGYQFADGTSFSAPAVAGAVALMQAAYRATHGGQNASPVAIREALINGSDLLPSLEGRLQSGGRINVARSMELLNIDGPVVRGVTPGPVTGQLSSNTGQPVNSITVTFSRDIDEATLTTSGAALIGDGVDNVFGTGDDRVIPISAVTRSATNPRVVTYTLNLSGFAQSRLPIDNYRFTLTGTGATAIKDTSGNFLNGNSSDGENNVYNFRVTAATGDNEPNDTRLTATPVAFDSAGQANFNGVTLGNGLQVNLDVDLYRIDMPRAGLITAEILAKRLPAPSGLDSYLRLFDANGNQIAANDQTFGQDAFIDFFVFTGGTYYIGVSGFGNDDYNPDLAGSGSSQSTGVYNLRLNVVLQNDETKTFASTDAGLPRRVPPQVGQTQGTTSSFIDIADTRQILDVNVRFSIAHEFNEDLEIRLIGPDNTTIVLVNNRGGNGQNFTNTILNDEATLSIAQGTAPFTGSFRPEQSLGAFDGKVAAGRWTLVVDDESNLNSGFLNSWSLEITFKNNIFGPFESNDTLATAKVLNEITGTGAATRTAFIGDGGFGSLDRDIFRFTADAGSTINAVLTSGGSLNGAIRIFDAAGNQVLFSSPTNSNGATIENFVFANSGIYYIAISEASNLQYDPNVGASGTAAATTGTYTLTVNLAAGVSDPGNVLSGTPVDAGINTGATFGQANINHQIVGLQFNGIEFLPTASNADSFLGLVASGNNFSNSTNNGDQLSFALSTASDQFNNRLSARASFRGLNINRIFSYGANDSFIAVDVYFTNTTGSILQDVGWMEGFNPDPGISLAESNSTTANDVDASGKVASATYTNNQFEDGLTVALAAPASDARARATVIDGTTVVRDPSILLAQAINDPNGTVSDSQLVLAYDLGNINPGQTTTIRYFIFFGNTPAAVDAQVDAVNNGTGTGHLTANPATPANEVLNTGTGPAASVPSLPYRQYYPEGFFGDNIYTFVPVANMSDETATVYIIAHYEFGNRDQLVGTLTLNPNARSGITITTPELFRNGGVLAGRPGTPYALEVRSDRPVAATFSHYDLGILAGHQAAIGEAFTTVTDTQWSFGTVTKNLGGNVDFILFYNPGDQLTKVTGQFFPQSGGAPFEATFNLAGKRRGGFAVDRVRIATAYTFTQSYTLKTDYQVVASNSTAGFTTINGVQIAEGTVLPAGTVINSGSTLAPTNFVPNDVFGVRINSDRPVVASLSHYNFSELNAAGSIGNAGAGAVSGVIPEGQFGTNAQSETISVLNTSNTATTVVFTFLFQNGSSIRHTVPVAKTSTATFDTADIPNFITNQPYAVFYSTAETNSVPVTVSMLTRAFGDAESSTVATQAFTMWGFGEGFRPADNSGHPGIVETLRLYNPSENDITVEITIGYTRDRGAETFRRVLPARRVTEFNMDQFVTGQFRAIDAFYGTRVKAPVPIVAYMSHYDRAFQGLVPDPVAGAAFGTLGTPIGRVNPVA; from the coding sequence ATGCCGAACATGCTGGGTCGCAAGGTGTCATCGTCTCTTCGCTCCCTCTTCCTTAAGAGGCAGAACGCTCAGTCGCTGGAGAACCTCGAGCCCCGCACCCTTCTCGCGGCCGACATCCCCGTGGGCGGCGCGCTCCTCGACTGGGGCGGTAACAGCCTCGTCGTGAAGCCCGGCTCTTACGTCCTCACCTTTGACGACTACATGGGCAACCAGCAGGCCGAGCTGCTCGCCCGCGAAGCCGCGACCCGCCTGGGCATCAGCGCCGAGCGCTTCCGCCCGATCGCCAACGGCAAGTACGCCACGCTCCACACCACCGACCCGCTCACCCGCGAGCAGGCGCAGTGGCTGGCCGAGGTCATGCCCTCGCTCAAGGCCTTCGAGCCCAACGCGCTCTACCAGCCCAACCGCCTCCCCAATGACCCGCAGTTCAGCCAGCAATGGTGGCTGAGCAACACCGGCCAGAACATCCAGGGCCAGCTCGGCACCATCGGCGCCGACATCCACGCCGTCGAGGCCTGGGACACCACCATCGGCTCGCGCGACGTCATTGTCGCCGTGATCGACACCGGCATCGACCTCACCCACCCCGACCTCATCCCCAACCTCTGGACCAACCCCGGCGAGGTCGCCGGCAACGGCCTCGACGACGACGGCAACGGCTTCGTCGATGACGTGCACGGCTTCGACTTCGGCGAAGGCGACGGCAGCCCGCAGGACATCGCCGGTCACGGCACCGCCGTGGCGGGCGTCATCGGCGCCGCCGGCAACAACAACCTCGGCGTTACCGGCGTCAACTGGAACGTCTCCATCATGGGCCTCAAGGTCGCCGACGACAACGGCAATCTGAGCCTCGACGCCATCGTGGCCGCGCACGAGTACGCGACCATGATGATCAACCGCGGCGTGAACATCGTTGCGAGCAACAACAGCTACGGCGGCTACCAGCCCGCGTTCTACGCCGAAGCCCCCGACGGCTTCGCCGCCGAGCGGGACGCCATCGAGGCGTTCATCGACACCGGGCGCGCAACCTTTGTCGCCTCGGCCGGCAATGACGCCTTCGACAACGACGACCCCGATGTCTCGCACTTCCCCTCTTCCTACAACATCCCCGGCCTGCTCTCGGTGGCCGCCACCGACAATAACGACACACTCGCCAACTTCTCCAGCTTCGGCCAGCAGACGGTGAACCTTGCCGCACCAGGCGTGAACGTGTTCACCACCGCTGTCGGCGGCGGCTACCAGTTCGCCGACGGCACCAGCTTCTCGGCCCCCGCCGTTGCCGGCGCCGTCGCCCTCATGCAGGCCGCGTACCGCGCGACGCACGGCGGCCAGAACGCAAGCCCCGTCGCCATCCGCGAAGCCCTCATCAACGGCTCCGACCTGCTGCCCAGCCTCGAGGGTCGTCTCCAGTCCGGCGGTCGCATCAACGTCGCCCGCTCCATGGAACTGCTCAACATTGACGGTCCGGTGGTCCGCGGCGTCACGCCCGGCCCAGTCACCGGCCAGCTCAGCTCAAACACCGGCCAGCCCGTCAACTCCATCACCGTCACGTTCAGCCGCGACATCGACGAGGCCACCCTCACGACCAGCGGCGCCGCCCTCATTGGCGACGGCGTCGACAACGTCTTCGGCACCGGCGATGACCGCGTCATCCCGATCAGCGCCGTCACCCGGTCGGCAACCAACCCGCGCGTGGTGACCTACACGCTCAACCTCTCGGGCTTCGCTCAGTCGCGCCTACCGATCGACAACTACCGCTTCACCCTCACCGGCACCGGCGCCACCGCCATCAAGGACACCAGCGGCAACTTCCTCAACGGCAACTCCAGCGACGGCGAGAACAACGTCTACAACTTCCGCGTCACCGCCGCCACCGGCGACAACGAGCCCAACGACACCCGCCTCACCGCGACGCCCGTCGCCTTCGACTCCGCCGGTCAGGCCAACTTCAACGGCGTTACCCTTGGCAACGGCCTCCAGGTCAACCTCGACGTCGATCTCTACCGCATCGACATGCCCCGCGCGGGCCTGATCACCGCCGAAATTCTCGCCAAGCGCCTCCCCGCCCCTTCGGGCCTGGATTCCTACCTCCGCCTCTTTGACGCCAACGGCAACCAGATCGCGGCCAACGACCAGACCTTCGGCCAGGACGCGTTCATCGACTTCTTCGTCTTCACCGGCGGCACGTACTACATCGGCGTCTCCGGCTTTGGTAACGACGACTACAACCCCGACCTCGCCGGCAGCGGCTCGTCCCAGTCCACCGGCGTGTACAACCTCCGCCTGAACGTCGTCCTCCAGAACGACGAGACCAAGACCTTCGCGTCCACCGATGCGGGCCTGCCCCGGCGCGTGCCGCCTCAGGTCGGCCAGACGCAGGGCACGACCAGCTCGTTCATCGACATCGCCGACACCCGCCAGATCCTCGACGTCAACGTGCGCTTCAGCATCGCGCACGAGTTCAACGAGGACCTCGAGATCCGCCTGATCGGCCCCGACAACACGACCATCGTGCTCGTCAACAACCGCGGCGGCAACGGCCAGAACTTCACCAACACCATCCTCAACGACGAGGCGACGCTCTCGATTGCCCAGGGGACGGCCCCCTTCACCGGCTCCTTCCGCCCCGAGCAGAGCCTGGGCGCCTTCGACGGCAAGGTCGCCGCGGGCCGCTGGACGCTCGTCGTCGACGACGAGTCCAACCTCAACAGCGGCTTCCTCAACAGCTGGTCGCTCGAGATCACCTTCAAGAACAACATCTTCGGGCCCTTTGAGTCCAACGACACCCTGGCCACCGCCAAGGTGCTCAACGAGATCACCGGCACCGGCGCCGCCACCCGCACCGCCTTCATCGGCGACGGCGGTTTCGGCTCGCTCGACCGCGATATCTTCCGCTTCACCGCCGACGCCGGCAGCACCATCAACGCCGTGCTGACCTCGGGCGGCTCGCTCAATGGCGCGATCCGCATCTTCGACGCCGCGGGCAACCAGGTGCTCTTCAGCAGCCCCACCAACAGCAACGGCGCCACGATCGAGAACTTCGTGTTCGCCAACAGCGGCATCTACTACATCGCCATCTCCGAGGCCTCCAACCTCCAGTACGACCCCAACGTGGGCGCCAGCGGCACCGCCGCCGCGACCACCGGCACCTACACCCTCACCGTCAACCTCGCCGCCGGCGTCTCCGACCCCGGCAACGTGCTGTCCGGCACGCCCGTTGACGCGGGCATCAACACCGGCGCCACCTTCGGCCAGGCCAACATCAACCACCAGATCGTCGGCCTGCAGTTCAACGGCATCGAGTTCCTGCCCACCGCCAGTAACGCCGACTCCTTCCTGGGCCTCGTCGCCAGCGGCAACAACTTCAGCAACTCCACCAACAACGGCGACCAGCTCTCCTTCGCCCTCAGCACCGCCAGCGACCAGTTCAACAACCGCCTCTCCGCCCGCGCGAGCTTCCGCGGCCTCAACATCAACCGCATCTTCTCCTACGGCGCCAACGATTCCTTCATCGCCGTCGATGTCTACTTCACCAACACCACGGGCAGCATCCTCCAGGATGTTGGCTGGATGGAAGGATTCAACCCCGACCCCGGCATCTCGCTCGCTGAGAGCAACAGCACCACCGCCAACGACGTCGACGCCAGCGGCAAGGTCGCCTCGGCTACCTACACCAACAACCAGTTCGAAGACGGCCTCACCGTCGCCCTCGCGGCCCCCGCCAGCGACGCCCGCGCCCGCGCCACCGTGATCGACGGAACCACCGTCGTGCGTGACCCGTCCATCCTGCTCGCGCAGGCCATCAACGACCCCAACGGGACCGTGTCCGACTCGCAGCTCGTCCTCGCCTACGACCTGGGCAACATCAACCCGGGCCAGACGACGACCATCCGCTACTTCATCTTCTTCGGCAACACGCCCGCCGCCGTCGATGCTCAGGTCGACGCGGTCAACAACGGCACCGGCACCGGCCACCTTACCGCAAACCCTGCGACCCCCGCCAACGAGGTCCTCAACACCGGCACCGGCCCCGCGGCCTCCGTGCCCAGCCTGCCCTACCGCCAGTACTACCCCGAAGGCTTCTTCGGCGACAACATCTACACCTTCGTCCCTGTCGCCAACATGAGCGACGAGACCGCGACCGTGTACATCATCGCCCACTACGAGTTCGGCAACCGCGACCAGCTCGTCGGCACGCTGACGCTGAACCCCAACGCCCGCAGCGGCATCACCATCACCACGCCCGAGCTCTTCCGCAACGGCGGCGTGCTGGCCGGTCGTCCGGGCACGCCCTACGCCCTCGAGGTCCGCTCCGACCGCCCGGTCGCGGCGACTTTCAGCCACTACGACCTGGGCATCCTCGCCGGCCACCAGGCCGCCATCGGCGAGGCGTTCACCACCGTCACCGACACGCAGTGGAGCTTCGGCACCGTCACCAAGAACCTGGGCGGCAACGTCGACTTCATCCTCTTCTACAACCCCGGCGACCAGCTCACCAAGGTCACCGGCCAGTTCTTCCCGCAGAGCGGCGGCGCCCCCTTCGAAGCGACCTTCAACCTAGCCGGCAAGCGCCGCGGCGGCTTCGCCGTCGACCGCGTCCGCATCGCCACCGCCTACACCTTCACCCAGTCCTACACCCTCAAGACCGACTACCAGGTTGTCGCGAGCAACAGCACCGCCGGGTTCACCACGATCAACGGCGTGCAGATCGCCGAGGGCACGGTGCTCCCCGCCGGCACGGTCATCAACTCCGGCTCCACGCTCGCGCCCACCAACTTTGTTCCCAACGACGTTTTCGGCGTCCGCATCAACTCCGACCGCCCCGTCGTCGCCTCGCTGTCGCACTACAACTTCAGCGAGCTCAACGCCGCGGGCAGCATCGGCAACGCCGGCGCCGGCGCGGTGAGCGGCGTGATCCCTGAGGGCCAGTTCGGCACCAACGCCCAGTCCGAGACCATCAGCGTCCTCAACACCTCCAACACCGCGACCACCGTCGTCTTCACCTTCCTCTTCCAGAACGGCAGCTCGATCCGCCACACCGTGCCGGTCGCCAAGACCTCCACTGCCACCTTCGATACTGCCGACATCCCCAACTTCATCACCAACCAGCCCTACGCGGTGTTCTACTCCACCGCCGAGACCAACAGCGTGCCGGTCACGGTCAGCATGCTCACCCGCGCCTTCGGTGACGCCGAGAGCAGCACGGTGGCGACCCAGGCCTTCACGATGTGGGGCTTCGGCGAAGGCTTCCGCCCCGCCGACAACAGCGGCCACCCGGGCATCGTCGAGACGCTGCGTCTCTACAACCCCTCGGAGAACGACATCACCGTCGAGATCACCATCGGCTACACCCGCGACCGCGGCGCCGAGACCTTCCGTCGCGTGCTTCCCGCCCGCCGCGTGACCGAGTTCAACATGGACCAGTTCGTCACCGGCCAGTTCCGCGCGATTGACGCCTTCTACGGCACCCGCGTCAAGGCCCCGGTGCCGATCGTCGCCTACATGAGCCACTACGACCGCGCCTTCCAGGGCCTCGTGCCCGACCCCGTCGCCGGCGCCGCATTCGGCACGCTCGGCACGCCGATTGGTCGCGTCAACCCGGTCGCCTGA